Proteins encoded in a region of the Nicotiana tomentosiformis chromosome 9, ASM39032v3, whole genome shotgun sequence genome:
- the LOC104101728 gene encoding disease resistance protein RUN1-like: MNTQLVRGESSPSSYFSYEVFLSFRGEDTRKTFTGHLYSKLSDVGINTFIDDEELRKGDVISRELEKAIEGSRISIVVFSRNYASSGWCLNELVKILECKEKLKQMVLPIFYDVDPSQVRKQTGLFGEALAKHKERSIGAQMVQKWTAALTEAANLSGWDLQNVADGHESKFIEKIIQQVLQEVNQTPLDVAWHPVGIDSRVKDVELLLQNECVDKVRMIGIHGVGGIGKTTLAKAIYNRMFRLFDSSCFLSDVRSEAEEFGLVKLQEKLLRQILKIEDIKVGSVAQGINLIKARLESKKVLIVLDDMDHKNQLESLTRERSWFGSGSLIIITTRDKRLLCRLGEKERYEAKLLNDNEAMLVFCWHAFDSHFPPEDYVNLARDIIKYSGRLPLALVTLGSHLQGSSVDEWGHEFEKLIAIPHSDIQKILKISFDGLDGETQTVFLDIACAFHGFDEHEVTEILNACGFHAKSAIATLVQKHLLQRIGYHLVMHDLVRDMGREIVRMESSRDPGKRSRLFIPQEVRDVLQGNEGSENVEVLKVDRGTLKGVNLSTKAFEQMKNLRVLIMDELHISGDFGLLSKKLRWLSWKKCPLKYIPSNFPADKLVVLDMRESDIQEFGLNMQVCRSILYLKELNLSHCKQLRSTPNFNGSLSLETLYLHGCSSLTEIHPSIGNLSRLIELSMSGCEKLTDLPSSICQLISVNYLSISNCSFIKTLPDDLGDMKSLRSLYASRTGIKQFPRSVEMLRNLVTLIVGGQKLEAKRSISGRGVHQIQYSLPTFVCDLSLTYCNLSEADIPRDIGSLSSLKYLDLSGNSFYCLPFDFSKLRLLEKLCLNDCENLQTLPSVSNLENLYKINLYNCQKLVKITELDNLPSIERINMINCSSLQNPFNEGFFSAPALFAFSAPARYMMQDTIRIYLECNEIQEWCRNQVTASSMCLTMPTHNNFLGMVLWFVSDLFDVVPHNPCFRISIAHGKPSNIRWRKGKKPLSYLHKALDGQMIKGGEMIEVWADNITIKKIGIHLLYLDQHGKVVSLLGDVDHSYSKYPKRVSTPPCKRATF; this comes from the exons ATGAATACTCAATTAGTTCGAGGAGAATCATCTCCATCTTCTTACTTCTCTTATGAAGTATTCCTGAGTTTCAGAGGTGAAGACACCCGAAAAACATTCACTGGTCATCTTTATTCCAAATTGTCTGATGTTGGAATTAATACCTTCATTGACGATGAGGAATTGAGAAAGGGTGACGTGATTTCAAGAGAACTAGAGAAAGCAATTGAAGGATCAAGAATTTCCATTGTAGTTTTCTCAAGAAATTATGCTTCCTCCGGTTGGTGTCTAAATGAACTAGTTAAGATTCTTGAATGCAAAGAGAAATTAAAGCAGATGGTTTTGCCTATTTTCTATGATGTTGATCCTTCTCAAGTGCGAAAGCAAACTGGGTTATTTGGGGAAGCTTtggcaaaacataaggaacgatcaatTGGGGCTCAAATGGTGCAGAAATGGACAGCTGCACTTACTGAAGCTGCAAATTTATCTGGATGGGATTTGCAAAATGTTGCTGACGG GCATGAATCAAAGtttattgaaaaaattatacAGCAAGTCCTACAAGAGGTCAACCAGACACCTCTAGATGTTGCTTGGCACCCAGTTGGAATAGATTCTCGTGTCAAAGATGTAGAGTTGTTATTGCAAAATGAATGTGTAGATAAAGTTCGCATGATTGGTATTCACGGAGTTGGTGGCATAGGGAAAACAACTCTGGCAAAAGCTATCTACAATCGAATGTTTCGACTCTTCGATAGTAGTTGCTTCCTTTCAGATGTTAGATCAGAAGCTGAAGAATTTGGTCTTGTCAAGCTACAAGAGAAACTTCTTCGACAAATTCTCAAAATTGAGGACATCAAAGTTGGCAGTGTTGCTCAAGGCATCAATCTAATCAAAGCAAGACTCGAGTCAAAGAAGGTTCTAATTGTTCTTGATGATATGGACCACAAAAATCAATTAGAATCCTTAACAAGAGAAAGAAGTTGGTTTGGTTCGGGTAGCTTAATAATCATTACCACCCGGGACAAGCGATTGCTATGTCGGCTTGGAGAAAAAGAGAGATATGAGGCCAAACTATTAAATGACAATGAAGCGATGTTAGTTTTTTGTTGGCATGCTTTTGACAGTCATTTTCCACCAGAAGATTATGTTAATTTGGCACGAGACATAATCAAATATTCAGGTAGGCTACCATTAGCTCTTGTGACATTGGGGTCACATTTACAAGGAAGTTCTGTAGACGAATGGGGACATGAATTCGAAAAACTAATAGCGATTCCTCATTCTGATATCCAAAAGATTCTCAAGATAAGCTTTGATGGGCTTGATGGTGAAACACAGACTGTTTTCCTCGATATCGCATGCGCCTTCCATGGGTTTGATGAGCATGAAGTTACTGAAATATTAAATGCATGTGGCTTTCATGCTAAAAGTGCAATTGCAACTTTAGTCCAAAAACACTTGCTCCAAAGAATTGGGTATCATTTGGTGATGCATGATCTAGTGCGAGATATGGGAAGAGAAATCGTTCGTATGGAATCATCTCGAGACCCTGGAAAACGGAGTAGATTGTTCATCCCTCAAGAAGTTCGTGATGTTCTACAAGGAAATGAA GGTTCCGAAAATGTAGAAGTGCTGAAGGTAGATCGAGGGACATTAAAGGGAGTGAACTTGAGCACCAAAGCATTTGAGCAAATGAAAAACCTTAGGGTTCTTATAATGGATGAGTTACATATTAGTGGAGATTTTGGGTTGTTGTCCAAGAAGCTCAGATGGTTGTCTTGGAAAAAATGTCCTTTAAAATATATACCATCAAATTTTCCAGCTGACAAACTTGTAGTTCTAGATATGCGGGAGAGTGATATCCAAGAGTTTGGTTTGAATATGCAGGTTTGTCGCTCGATTCTATA TTTGAAGGAGCTGAATCTCTCTCATTGCAAGCAACTCAGAAGCACTCCAAACTTCAATGGTTCACTGAGTCTTGAGACTTTGTATCTCCATGGTTGCTCAAGTCTGACTGAGATCCATCCATCAATAGGAAATTTGTCCAGACTAATTGAACTATCTATGTCTGGTTGCGAAAAACTTACGGATCTTCCAAGCAGCATATGCCAGCTAATATCCGTTAATTACTTGAGCATTAGTAACTGCTCATTTATAAAAACACTGCCAGATGACCTTGGAGATATGAAAAGTCTAAGATCTCTTTATGCATCTCGTACGGGTATAAAACAATTTCCTAGATCTGTTGAAATGCTAAGAAATCTTGTAACTTTGATAGTGGGAGGTCAAAAGTTAGAGGCCAAAAGGAGTATTTCTGGAAGAGGAGTCCATCAGATACAATATTCCTTGCCAACTTTTGTATGCGATTTGAGCCTTACATACTGTAATTTGTCCGAGGCTGATATTCCTAGGGATATTGGGAGCTTGTCCTCCTTAAAATATTTGGATTTGAGTGGCAACAGTTTCTATTGTCTACCCTTTGATTTTTCTAAGTTACGATTGTTGGAGAAGTTGTGTTTGAATGACTGTGAGAATCTTCAAACACTCCCGTCAGTATCAAATTTAGAGAATCTTTATAAAATTAACCTTTATAATTGCCAAAAATTGGTCAAGATTACAGAGTTGGACAACCTCCCTTCTATAGAGCGGATTAATATGATTAATTGTAGTTCTCTGCAGAATCCATTCAATGAAGGCTTCTTTAGTGCACCTGCTCTATTTGCATTTAGTGCACCTGCTCGATATATG ATGCAGGATACTATTAGAATTTATCTCGAATGTAATGAGATTCAAGAATGGTGCAGGAATCAAGTAACAGCTTCATCTATGTGTTTGACTATGCCAACACATAATAACTTCTTAGGAATGGTTCTCTGGTTTGTTTCCGACTTGTTCGATGTAGTCCCGCATAATCCATGCTTCAGGATTAGTATTGCACATGGAAAGCCTTCAAATATTCGGTGGAGAAAAGGGAAAAAACCTCTGTCTTACTTACATAAAGCTTTAGATGGCCAGATGATCAAAGGCGGGGAAATGATAGAAGTGTGGGCTGACAACATTACAATAAAGAAGATAGGGATCCATCTGTTATATTTAGACCAACATGGTAAAGTTGTATCTTTGCTGGGAGACGTGGATCATTCTTATTCTAAGTACCCAAAAAGAGTTTCAACTCCTCCTTGTAAAAGAGCAACGTTCTGA